The Suricata suricatta isolate VVHF042 chromosome 4, meerkat_22Aug2017_6uvM2_HiC, whole genome shotgun sequence genome includes a region encoding these proteins:
- the MRPS31 gene encoding 28S ribosomal protein S31, mitochondrial — protein sequence MFPRISAIMPLRLLSRVLLCSAGSETPAAAIVRLGAPHGTVRTKNKVQRYFGTNNVVYNKKDEQSAPTQEISKEAETQERVEENTKKDLLGIIKGMKVELSTVNVQTTKPSSRRQLKGTEAVVGGLPKAPQESPKKRTKSLSPELVAAAAAVADVLPLDKQVTKSELLRQLQLHEEVSQAQKDGERAKISVSNIISDMKIAKSATARVRSRPVHQIQFDEGSNDYMGPKETDDLKKSLRKNIFKGKRLNIFDVKAVTEEAPETETTPSLWDVEFAKQLAKVNEQPLQNGFEEMIQWTKEGKLWEFPINNEAGFDDDGSEFHEHIFLDKYLEDFPKQGPIRHFMELVTCGLSKNPYLSVKQKVEHIEWFRNYFNEKQDILRESGIQFS from the exons ATGTTTCCGAGAATCTCTGCGATCATGCCTCTTCGCCTCCTCTCCCGCGTCCTTTTATGCTCTGCAGGCTCCGAGACACCGGCGGCTGCGATTGTGCGACTCGGTGCCCCGCACGGAACGGTCAG gacaaaaaataaagtccaaagaTACTTTGGTACGAACAATGTGGTCTACAACAAGAAGGATGAGCAGTCTGCACCGACGCAGGAGATTTCCAAGGAAGCAGAGACCCAAGAGAGGGTAGAGGAGAACACAAAAAAAGACTTGTTAGGTATTATTAAGGGCATGAAAGTTGAATTAAGCACAGTCAATGTACAAACAACAAAACCATCCAGTCGAAGACAACTCAAGGGTACGGAGGCCGTGGTTGGTGGGCTTCCCAAGGCTCCACAAGAGTCCCCCAAAAAGAG AACCAAGTCCCTGAGTCCTGAGCTGGTAGCGGCCGCAGCTGCTGTTGCAGACGTTCTCCCGCTGGATAAGCAGGTGACCAAGTCCGAGCTGCTCAGGCAGCTCCAGCTGCACGAGGAAGTCTCGCAGGCtcagaaagatggagaaagagctAAAATTAG cgTCAGTAACATAATATCAGATATGAAAATTGCCAAATCTGCCACAGCTAGAGTTCGTTCAAGACCAGTGCATCAAATTCAGTTCGATGAAGGATCTAACGACTACATGGGCCCAAAGGAGACCGATGACCTTAAAAAAAG tcttaggaaaaatatattcaaaggaaagaGACTTAATATTTTTGACGTTAAGGCTGTTACTGAAGAGGCCCCTGAAACAG AGACCACACCTTCACTTTGGGATGTGGAATTTGCTAAGCAGTTAGCCAAAGTAAACGAACAGCCCCTTCAGAATGGTTTTGAAGAGATGATCCAGTGGACGAAAGAGGGGAAACTGTGGGAGTTTCCAATTAACAACGAAGCAG GTTTTGATGATGATGGTTCAGAATTTCATGAACATATATTTCTGGATAAATATCTGGAAGATTTCCCAAAACAAGGACCAATTCGCCACTTCATGGAGCTGGTGACCTGTGGCCTTTCCAAAAATCCATATCTGAGTGTTAAACAGAAGGTTGAACATATAGAGtggtttagaaattattttaatgaaaaacaagacATTCTAAGAGAAAGTGGTATACAGTTCAGTTGA